In Candidatus Electrothrix scaldis, the genomic window ATTACGATCACTAAAAAATGTCTACGCTGCTTATCGAGATCGCCCCATAAGTGCCAACTCCGTTGTCATAGATTCACCTAATGGCGGTGAAAGCTTTGCCGCAGGAAGTACCCAGTACATTCAATGGGACTTCGACGGAATATCAGGAAACGTAAAGATTGAACTTCTTGATAACGGGAGTGTGGATCAGGTCATTGCTGCGAGTACCTTGAATGATCGGGTTTATTCCTGGACACTGCCAAGCAATATAAGCGGTAAAAATTATACCATACGGATTAGCAGCCTTGATGGCTCCATTTCTGATACCAGTGATGCTGTTTTTTCCATCAAGTCTGTTGTATATGAGCATACTATGGATACTGACCCTGGCTATACCACAGAAAGCGAGTGGGAGTTTGGGGCACCCAGTGGGAATAATCCAACCTATGGTGGGGCTGATGCTGCCTATACAGGAACAAATATCTATGATACTGACCTTGACAGCGTTATGTTTTCAACAGGTTATATGATGTCAACAGCCTTTGATTGCAGCGACTATGAGGCTGTAGAACTCTCTTTTATGGGATGGTTTTCAGTAACAAGCGGATATAATGCAACCGTTGAGGTTTCAAATGATAATGTCAACTGGACAACCCTTTATTCTATCTCAGACGTATGGACAAACGCTTGGCAAGAATATACTTTTGATATTTCCAGCTATGCTGATGAACAGGCAACGGTCTATGTCCGCTGGGGACATGTTGCCACCAGTGGTGGTTCCAATTATAGTGGAATGTCGGTGGATGATGTGAAAATCATCGGGGTGAACAAAGCAACAGCTGTATCTTCTTCCACAGGCAGTGTCGTTCCTGCCCTCATGCTGTTATTGATGTCAAAGTAGAACGTTGGGCCTATGGTGGTGCAAAGGGTGCCGCTGCTGAGCGGGTACCCTTTGCTGTATAAAAAACGTACTGAATTCAGTCTGTGTCATCTGAATGAGCTGTAACAGTAGCAATAACTTCCCGCAATTTTTGCACGATTTCCACGGTTCCCTTAAAATCATTCTGTTCTTCAGCGAGCACCTGTTCAAAGAACTCACAGTCATAACAGCTGGTACTTACGGTGCGGGCAAAACTCCCCTGAACTTTTTCGGCAGGACCGGACATGGTGCCGGTCAGTGCCCAGCAGGCACGCCCTCCATTGATCCCGTTATTTATTCCATTGATGGCTATGATGGTGGATGCCGGACAAATTCCCTGTGAACTGACCTGATCGCCACCAGGCTGACGACCGCACTTTTTTACTTCCCAGCAATTTTTTTTTCGCACTCGGGTCTCCTTACTTGCAGGGAATTACCTTTCATTTTGAGAAAGCAATGTGTCTAAGGTACTGGTTATGTTCTCGTTATCCAGGGACGTGTTGAGCTCCTGAAGGCTATTGGGAGATAAACGAAAGTCTTCTGCCAAAAGTTCGATAACATTACCTATTTCAATTCTTGCTATGCCGAAACTGTTGGGGTTGTCAATCAGGAGGATAAGATGTATATGGCATTTTCCGGGTTCTGCCCCAAGAGGATTATGCCCCTCATTGAGGCAACGGGCTAAGACTAAAGCCTTTTCTGTATGCATAAAGGTCAAATGACTGCGACCCAACCCCATGTCTCGTGAGGCCTTTTCCGCTGTACGGAGTACATTATTGGCAAGGAAGGCGATCAGTTCAATATCTATATCCGAAGGATCGCATTTTTGCAGGATACGACCATTGGGGGTTAAGACTGCGGCCCCGACAAAACCATCAATCTCTGCAAGCCGGCAGAGTTTTTCCTGAATTTTCATAACAGCATTGATGAGGAGAGGGCCTCTTGAGGCCACTCCTCAGAAAAAGATTATTAGAAGAAGAAGGAACCCGTGCAGATTAGGCCAAGGCCTCTGCTGGATAATATTGCGTCATAATTTCCAGAAGCTCTGCCTCAAAGGATTGCATAATCATCTTGGTCCTTCCCAACCACTCGTTACGGTCGGTCATAACAAAGAGGAAAAAAGAGAGGTTGTTCAGGTCTCTGATAATGAAATGGTATTGTGCTGTGCTAATGATAATGTCATCCGTTTTTTCCTTATGAGCAAGGAGCTTGATTGCCTTACGGTTTGATTTTACGATGGAAGAAAGATAGGCTGCTGCCGCACCTGCTTCAATTTCCGGTTGTACACTAAGCTCAGCCAAGGAAAGGCCATCATCGCAGTTCACCACAGCAGCGGCCAAAAAACCAGGAAGATCCTTTCTCAGTCGTTCGAGTAAGGGAGGGAGTTGCTTTATCATCGGATTGATTCGGTCAGAGGATTAAAGTCGTATAAGACGGTATGTTGTTTATCTTTTAACTGCGTTCTGCTGGTGCGAGGCGATCTATCCTTTTTCCTTGCTGAATAAGGGAAATTGGCGGACCGGGTGCTCACGGTATGTATTCAGCGTTCTCGCATCAAACATGAAGCCAGTTCTTCCTGGGAGGCCATCGGTGATAGCCGATCTTCCAAAGGTTTTTCGCAGGAAAAGATAACGTGATGAGAAAAAGAGGGCCCCCAGCTCGCTGCACCAATGCACTGAAACAGGATTTTTGTACTTTAACAGAAAAACAGAGTAGGGCAAAGCGGGATTGACATAAAGAATAACATAGGAACCAATGACCTCTTGGGAGATCTTGTAGAGCCTGTCGCTGTAGCTGGGTTGATTCATAGCACCTGAAATACTGTCAAGCAGCGCGATCACTGCCTCGCTGTCCACGGAGCCGATTCGGTCGCCATCTATGATCTGTTGCGCGAAGATATTGTCATCATTGGTGATTGTTCCGTTATGGACACCGATGATGTCGCCTCGAATAATGGGGTGGTTATTGACGTTTTTTTGCGGAGAGCCCTTCGTTGGCTCTCTGGTATGGCCGAGCATAACCGTTGTTTTTTCAGAAAGAGAACGCAATACCCGAAGATATCCTGGTGAGTGGACGAATTGGCTCGCTGTTACCGGAGCCTTATTTACCCGTATACTGGAGTCCTTATTCAGGAGGGCAATGCCGCTTGCCTCCCGGCCACGTTGTTCATTGGCGAGTAGGTTTTCGGTGAACAACTCTTGTATTCTGTGGAGTTGGGCAGAAGTTCTGCCAGGACTGATGAGTATGCCATTAATTCCGCACATTATATTTTTTATGGATATTTTTAACTGGCTATATAGTCAGCGGAGAAAAACCATACTCCCCAGTTCTTCCTGCCAAACCGGAGAACGATTTTTGTAATTCTGCAGACGTTTGTTGATTTCAGCTGTTGGCAAGTGGAGAAATTGTGCGGCTGATTCAATCCAGCAGTTTTGATCGCTAATACCTATCAGTAAACCTAACTCAATGACCTTAATAAGCTCATAATCAGTATTGTCCAGAGTTGGTTGCGGGTTGATATGGCTGAGGAGCTCATCTTCTATTTTCTCCCAGCGTTGTCCTTTGGCTCTTCGAAGAGAAATAGGCTCAAGGGCTAATTGCTGTAGCACGACTTCACTGGGATTGTCAAGAAGGAGGAAGATGGACTTGAGGAATAAAAGGAGTTGCTTGGCATTGCTCTGATATTTTTCCAGGATGATGTCGTCAATAGCACTGGTGTCACTGGTTGCCAGCTTCCCCTCGTTATTGCTGATCATATCCATCAAGTTCTTATTGTCGTCCATCAGCGAACCGATGTCAGCCTGAAGGAGGCCGAATTTAGATATCTCAACGGCCTTGAGCAGCATGGTCATGAAGAGGAAAACTTTTGCAGTGATAGATACCGGGCAGAGATCACCGTCTGGAAAACGAAATTCCAGGTGAAAGTTGGAAATATTGCCAGATTCTCCGAAACGAACATGCTCAATGTTAAAAAAGTTCTGATGCTCGGGTACTTCCAGGCTTTTTTTCAGGGTAGCCTGAATCTCTTGCATGGAATGTTTTACCGGGGACAGCCGCATAAATTCCTGATGTGCGTTATGCTGTCTTCGTCGACAGAGTTCCTGGCGATTTTTCCCCCCGGAAGTGAGAAATTTGAGGCCAGGAGCGAAAATTCGGCCCATATTCCAGAGATTTGCCAGAACGATTTCAGGAACCTCTTCTGCCAGGCCTGTTCCGAGGATATGAAAATGGAGGCCGCAGGTTGGGCGCATCCTGATTTTTTCCGCCAGCAGAGGGAGGATGATGTGCTGGTACTGATTGAGCAAGGCCTCCCAGTGAGGATGCCGTCCGATAACCAGAATCTCTACGCCGCAATGCTCCTTAATAACATCATATACTCCTAGCTCCCCGAGCTGATTCATATTGCCTGAGGGGTGCAGAGCCTGTTCTATGCGAGGTTGGAAATCTTCGCGGAGCACACCTTTGGGAAGGGCAAATTCCAGCTCTGTACCGATCTTGACGGTTCTATACAGGAGGTCCTGGAAATAACGGGCATCCGGTAAGGTCAGGCTGTCGGGGCGGCTGAGAAAAGCAGGAAGGAAATTTTGCATAAAAGCTGCGCGCAGGGCAGTACATACAAAGGTATAATCAAAGAATGCCGAAGAAGTGATGGGTAGAAAGAATATCTGGGCTGAGCCGTCACTTCCTCGGTGTTCTGGTTCGTTCTAGTGTACTATCAATGCTCTATCAGCGTAAAGGTAATGGTCGAACCGTGTGTCTCCGGAATAGGTGCAATGGCCTTTTGCGCTGGTTTACCCATCCGGATCAGAGCAGCCTGGCAGACGTTCATGATGGGACAAGTAAAAGGGATTTCTACGCCGGTCTTCAAAATGGACTGGGTGAGATTCCAGCCCTGACAGTGGTTAACAGTCAGAGCAATTTTATTACCATCCTGTTCTGTGGTAAAAGATTCGATAAAACCCATTTCGTCGGCAAAGATACGGCCAATTTCGGTGATAACATTTTTGGGATCTTCGCCTTCAACCTCAAGGCCCATTTCTTGCTCCATGATCTCCAGTGTTGATTTACCAACCTCGCTCATGGTGGCAAAAGCTGTTTCGCCGAATAAATCGTATAAGGCCTTGGCCATGCCTGATATCATCAAGGTCATCAGGCGCATCATATTTTTTTTCTTTTGTTCTTCAGTAGCCATAAGGATCTCCCCACTTCTTCATTCCTGGATGTAAAGACACCGGTTAGGTCGGCGGCCTTGCTTATACTTTGATCGTGTCGGTGTGCCGGGAACTGCGCGTGGCGCTGTTCTGAGATCGGTCTATACTATATACGTCTATACTATATACCTTACACACCGTGCTAACGATATTGTTCTGCTGTATTATAATGATTTGCGAAGTTGGTCAAGATACCGTTGAGCAACCAGCCGGACATTCCCCAGGGTGCCATCTCTGCTCACAGCGATGCCAACATAGTATTGAGGAGTGATAAATCTGGTAAGTATCCAGGCGTTTTGTGATTGCACCAGATTTTCTTCAAAATCACCCATTCCCTGCAGAGAGTCAACAGATTTTTCAACGAGTTTCATGACCATAGCAAATTTGGCTGAAAATGCCTCAACATCTGTTCCGGTCGGATTATGCAGGGCAATTGTGATACCGTCCATACCTGTTACTTGAATTGCAAGGACGCCGTCCATTTCGCCAGCCATTTCTTTAAGTAGCTCTTTGATTCCGGCCATTTTTTTTTCTCCTGTAGGTTGTTGTTGCTTCTTTTTCTGTTGTTGTATACGAATAAATTCCTGTTTGACTAAATCCAGTGGCTTTTCTTCTTTGACTGTATCCTTACGGTGTGCGGCCTCAAGAAGAAGCGACATCAGCTCGGCCTGGATTTTGGGCTCCGGCAGAGGGGGAGAGAGTTTTTTCATGCTGAGACAAACATTCTCCCAGGTTAGCATCTCAAAAGCCGCTTCTTCAGCAATAAGATGATCATACTGCGCATCAATGAGCTTGCCGTCTGCAAAAAAAAGAAAACCTACCTTGCCGTTGGGATGGGCCACCTTTAATGCCGCTGTTTTTTGTTCCATAGCGACAATTTGCAGGAAATTAGACAGGGTAATACCTGCAAGCCCGTCATTCCGATGCTCATGAAGATCTAGGGCTCTATTGATGGCCTGTTCCAAGGCATCAATATCCAGAGGTTTTTCAAGAACCTCCATAGTTCCGGCTTTTTTCAGCTGTTGTTCCATGACGGGTGTACCAAAGGCGGTCATGACGATATTGGGAACCTTGGGAAAGGTTTCTGTCATGGCTGCCAGCAGTTCGACGCCATCCATAACAGGCATCCTCAGGTCGGTAACTACAAGATCCATTGGATTTCTTGACAGGATATCCAGGGCCTCTCTGCCATTATGGGCCGTGGTTATCTGGAAACGGTCGTTTTTTTCAAAGCCGTAACTGATGCTTAAGAGCAGTTCTGGCTCATCGTCAACAATGAGTACTTGTTGTTTCATGGAGTAGGGTGTGACTGTATCGGTTCCAGATCTTGTCCCAGACCTGAGCTTGCCTATTTCTTTTTCTGGAGTCGGGTAAATTCCTGCCGGACTTGGTCCAAGGGATGAACCTCACCATATTGTTCTTTATGATAAGGCATGCCAAAGAGGAGAGGCGTAAGTTGGGATTGTTCATCGTTTTTTCTGGTGGCAGGGCAGAATTCCTTCATACTGAGTCTGATTCTGTTCCATTCCAGCATTTCCAGTACAGCCTCGTCTCCGGTTTGCTCGCCTTGCTCCGCATCAATGAGGTAACCTTTACGGAAAAAGAAACTCCCGTGTTCATCCTTCTTATTAAATACCTTGAGATGAACGGTTTTTTTCTCCATTGCGACCAGCTGAAGAAAGATATCCAATTTGGGACCTCCTTCCTGCGTTTGATAGAAATCTAAAGCTGTGGTAATGGCCTGTTCAAGTGTTTCGATATCTAAAGGTTTTTCCAGAAGATTGAGGGTGCCCGCCTTTTTTAACTGCTGTTCCATTTTTGATGTCCCAAAGGCAGTCATGACAATGCTGGGAATTTCAGGAAAGGATTGGCTCATGGCTGCCAGGAGCTCTATCCCGTCCATCTGCGGCATCCTCAGGTCTGTTACCACTAAGTCAACAATATTATTTTCGAGCAGATCAAGAGCCTCTCTGCCGTTTCCAGCAGTCATCAGCTGGAAATGCGGATTATTTTCAAATCCTGCCTGGACAGTGAGGAGAAGGTCTGGTTCATCATCGACTATTAAAACGTTTTTCATGAATTTTTTCTGGATGTTTCATTGGCCTGCATGCACGAACATAAAAATATACATGCAGAAAGGTATTTTTATCAAGAGTACCGCAGAACCCGTAGGGAGGGGGCTTTCTGTCTTGACTTGGGAGACGAATAAATCTTGTTTCTCTAAACATTCCATGTTAGCAATAACAGAGTCTGAAATAAACAAAAAAATGTATTGTCAGTCCGGTGAGATGCCTTCTTAAATACTGTGCTCTGCCTGGGCTTGTACTACGGATTGGTTGTTAGGTGTGTTTTAAATAGATGTTTTCTCTGTAAATAAATATTACCGGAGCCTGAATTCCTCTCCTTTCTGCTCTCTCCTTTTTTTGCATACTATGAAAATTGAAAAGGCCTGTATACTTCTGATTGACGATGATCCACTGATCCTTGCAATTTTACGATATATTTTAGAGCATGAGCAGTATAAGGTGTTGGATGCACAAAACGGTCAAAGAGGCTTGCAGCTTGCCGAAGAGGAGCAACCAAACCTTATTCTGCTTGATATTAATTTGCCTGATATCACTGGGTTTAACGTCTGTAAGCAGCTGAAGATGAATGGAAAGACCAGTGGCATCCCGATTATTTTTCTTACAGCTACCGGGGTTGAGGGAAATGAGTATCGAGGCTTTGAAGAAGGAGCTGTGGATTTCCTGCGCAAGCCGGTCAATAAGGCCCAGCTTTGTGCCCGGGTCAATAATGCCTTAGACATGCAGGCTGCCCGGCTGAAACTGGAGCAACAGGCCTTTGACCTGGAGCGGGCAAATGTCTTGCTCAAAGATACACTGGCGGTTCAGCAGCGTACCAGTCGTAATTTATTGCAGCGCGACCATATCCTCAGTGCTGTGAATTATGTGGCAAAGTCTTTTTTGAAAACAGATAATTGGGAAGAGATTATCAAGAAGGTGCTCAAGTATTTGGGCGAAAATGTTGACAGCGAGCACGTCTACCTGAAGACCTTCGAACCACAGGTAGCCCAACGGCGCCATTATACCTGGTATAAAACCAATAACACCATCACATGCTCCAGTATCGACCTGCTGGCTATGTGGAAGACACCAGGGGATTTGTTGTCTGAGGAGCCCATAACCGGCCCAGACTCCCATGTTCCTTCCTTTCTGTGGGGAGAATTTGAAAATAATAATATTCGTACCTATCTTATTCTGCCTATCTATGTCTATAAACAGCTCTGGGGATGTATCGGCTTTGATTGCAGCCTTGCCGGGCGTTCCTGGGATGCCCCCCTTGTTGAGGCCATGAAAACCTCTTCTGATATAATTGGCACTGCTATCCAGAGAACTTTTGAGTCCCGGGAAAGAAGCCGATTGGCTGCTGCGATTAATGAATTTGCCGATTGTGTGCTGATGGCGGATAGGGCAGGGACTATATTTTATGCCAATCCCGCCAGTACACAGGTTACCGGATATCGACCTGAAGAGTTGACCGGGTTAAAACTTGCCCAGATCCAATGTGATGAGCACAGACGTTTTAACTGTCATGATGTACTGAATATGGTGGTGGAAGGGGCGGAATGGCACGGTGAGATAAAAAATCGACATAAGGATGGGACATTTTACGATGAATCTATTGCTGTTATCCCTGTGAAGGGAAAGGCTGATAGGGTGAATAGCTTTTGCGTGATCAAGCGTGATCAGACAGAAAAAAAACGGCTGGAATCCATTGCTGAGGCTGCGAACCTCATGGATAATGTCGGCTTTGTGTTTTCCGGGATCAGGCATGAGCTGGGTAATCCACT contains:
- a CDS encoding response regulator, whose amino-acid sequence is MKQQVLIVDDEPELLLSISYGFEKNDRFQITTAHNGREALDILSRNPMDLVVTDLRMPVMDGVELLAAMTETFPKVPNIVMTAFGTPVMEQQLKKAGTMEVLEKPLDIDALEQAINRALDLHEHRNDGLAGITLSNFLQIVAMEQKTAALKVAHPNGKVGFLFFADGKLIDAQYDHLIAEEAAFEMLTWENVCLSMKKLSPPLPEPKIQAELMSLLLEAAHRKDTVKEEKPLDLVKQEFIRIQQQKKKQQQPTGEKKMAGIKELLKEMAGEMDGVLAIQVTGMDGITIALHNPTGTDVEAFSAKFAMVMKLVEKSVDSLQGMGDFEENLVQSQNAWILTRFITPQYYVGIAVSRDGTLGNVRLVAQRYLDQLRKSL
- a CDS encoding response regulator, which translates into the protein MKNVLIVDDEPDLLLTVQAGFENNPHFQLMTAGNGREALDLLENNIVDLVVTDLRMPQMDGIELLAAMSQSFPEIPSIVMTAFGTSKMEQQLKKAGTLNLLEKPLDIETLEQAITTALDFYQTQEGGPKLDIFLQLVAMEKKTVHLKVFNKKDEHGSFFFRKGYLIDAEQGEQTGDEAVLEMLEWNRIRLSMKEFCPATRKNDEQSQLTPLLFGMPYHKEQYGEVHPLDQVRQEFTRLQKKK
- a CDS encoding response regulator — its product is MKIEKACILLIDDDPLILAILRYILEHEQYKVLDAQNGQRGLQLAEEEQPNLILLDINLPDITGFNVCKQLKMNGKTSGIPIIFLTATGVEGNEYRGFEEGAVDFLRKPVNKAQLCARVNNALDMQAARLKLEQQAFDLERANVLLKDTLAVQQRTSRNLLQRDHILSAVNYVAKSFLKTDNWEEIIKKVLKYLGENVDSEHVYLKTFEPQVAQRRHYTWYKTNNTITCSSIDLLAMWKTPGDLLSEEPITGPDSHVPSFLWGEFENNNIRTYLILPIYVYKQLWGCIGFDCSLAGRSWDAPLVEAMKTSSDIIGTAIQRTFESRERSRLAAAINEFADCVLMADRAGTIFYANPASTQVTGYRPEELTGLKLAQIQCDEHRRFNCHDVLNMVVEGAEWHGEIKNRHKDGTFYDESIAVIPVKGKADRVNSFCVIKRDQTEKKRLESIAEAANLMDNVGFVFSGIRHELGNPLNSLKMAISVLQRQLDGLSLERIREFLDRSMGEIKRMEYLLYSLKNFNVLEEQELVLVDLAVFLENFKRVHEKDLLANDVKIELYIEAKACSLVDERALHQVFLNLLTNSVNALKNTLSPCISVYLLRKDAQFAQIIFQDNGCGISEQTRKQLFKPFFTTRAKGTGLGLTIVKKMLTSMNCTVSVEGRVGKGTKILITLPTEHCLPLHDEEKK